A DNA window from Engystomops pustulosus chromosome 10, aEngPut4.maternal, whole genome shotgun sequence contains the following coding sequences:
- the TLCD4 gene encoding TLC domain-containing protein 4 isoform X2, with translation MPNFSPLTLCITATSFAVSQFLFHFGSCWLSTRFTCGFTKLNAKQKIEWNSRTVSTFHAVVVGCFCLYILVYDDAVNANPVWGDPFMVKLNVAITSGYLISDLLLIICYWKAIGDKYFVTHHVAALYAYYYVLGEGMLPYFGNFRLLAEFSTPFVNQRWFFEVLGYPKHSLPNMVNGVLMTVVFFIVRIAVIPTYYGRVFSTFGTEAFHRLGIGAQCAWIISSVSLDIMNVMWMMKITKGCYKVLYHTDGILTKTQKNGKAE, from the exons ATGCCTAATTTCAGCCCGCTGACACTGTGTATCACTGCGACCAGCTTTGCCGTTTCTCAGTTCCTGTTTCACTTCGGAAGCTGTTGGCTCTCCACGCGATTTACTTGTGGCTTCACCAAGCTCAATGCAAAGCAGAAGATCGAATGGAATTCCAG AACTGTGTCCACATTCCACGCAGTGGTGGTTGGATGtttctgcctgtatatcctggtgTATGATGACGCCGTCAATGCTAATCCCGTGTG GGGAGACCCTTTCATGGTGAAGTTGAATGTTGCAATAACTTCTGGCTACCTCATCTCAG ACTTGTTACTGATTATTTGCTACTGGAAGGCGATAGGTGATAAGTATTTTGTGACGCACCATGTGGCAGCTCTGTATGCTTACTACTAtgtactg GGTGAAGGAATGTTGCCATATTTTGGTAATTTCCGCCTCTTAGCTGAATTCTCTACACCTTTTGTCAATCAACG GTGGTTCTTTGAAGTGCTGGGATACCCAAAACACTCCTTGCCCAACATGGTGAACGGAGTCCTGATGACCGTCGTCTTCTTCATCGTTAGAATAGCCGTCATACCTACCTATTATGGCCGTGTCTTTTCTACCTTTGGCACAGAAGCATTTCATAGACTGGGcataggggcacagtgtgcttGGATCATCTCCAGTGTCTCTTTGGATATAATGAACGTTATGTGGATGATGAAAATCACAAAGGGATGTTACAAAGTCCTCTATCACACTGATGGGATTTTGACCAAAACTCAGAAAAATGGGAAAGCAGAGTAG
- the TLCD4 gene encoding TLC domain-containing protein 4 isoform X1, translating into MQDPLPQVTMPNFSPLTLCITATSFAVSQFLFHFGSCWLSTRFTCGFTKLNAKQKIEWNSRTVSTFHAVVVGCFCLYILVYDDAVNANPVWGDPFMVKLNVAITSGYLISDLLLIICYWKAIGDKYFVTHHVAALYAYYYVLGEGMLPYFGNFRLLAEFSTPFVNQRWFFEVLGYPKHSLPNMVNGVLMTVVFFIVRIAVIPTYYGRVFSTFGTEAFHRLGIGAQCAWIISSVSLDIMNVMWMMKITKGCYKVLYHTDGILTKTQKNGKAE; encoded by the exons GTTACCATGCCTAATTTCAGCCCGCTGACACTGTGTATCACTGCGACCAGCTTTGCCGTTTCTCAGTTCCTGTTTCACTTCGGAAGCTGTTGGCTCTCCACGCGATTTACTTGTGGCTTCACCAAGCTCAATGCAAAGCAGAAGATCGAATGGAATTCCAG AACTGTGTCCACATTCCACGCAGTGGTGGTTGGATGtttctgcctgtatatcctggtgTATGATGACGCCGTCAATGCTAATCCCGTGTG GGGAGACCCTTTCATGGTGAAGTTGAATGTTGCAATAACTTCTGGCTACCTCATCTCAG ACTTGTTACTGATTATTTGCTACTGGAAGGCGATAGGTGATAAGTATTTTGTGACGCACCATGTGGCAGCTCTGTATGCTTACTACTAtgtactg GGTGAAGGAATGTTGCCATATTTTGGTAATTTCCGCCTCTTAGCTGAATTCTCTACACCTTTTGTCAATCAACG GTGGTTCTTTGAAGTGCTGGGATACCCAAAACACTCCTTGCCCAACATGGTGAACGGAGTCCTGATGACCGTCGTCTTCTTCATCGTTAGAATAGCCGTCATACCTACCTATTATGGCCGTGTCTTTTCTACCTTTGGCACAGAAGCATTTCATAGACTGGGcataggggcacagtgtgcttGGATCATCTCCAGTGTCTCTTTGGATATAATGAACGTTATGTGGATGATGAAAATCACAAAGGGATGTTACAAAGTCCTCTATCACACTGATGGGATTTTGACCAAAACTCAGAAAAATGGGAAAGCAGAGTAG